A part of Augochlora pura isolate Apur16 chromosome 1, APUR_v2.2.1, whole genome shotgun sequence genomic DNA contains:
- the Serca gene encoding ATPase sarcoplasmic/endoplasmic reticulum Ca2+ transporting SERCA isoform X2 yields MEDGHCKTVEEVVGYFGVDQERGLSGDQVKSNQEKYGLNELPAEEGKSIWQLVLEQFDDLLVKILLLAAIISFVLALFEEHEDAFTAFVEPFVILLILIANAVVGVWQERNAESAIEALKEYEPEMGKVLRKDKSGVQRIRAKEIVPGDIVEVSVGDKIPADIRLTKIFSTTLRIDQSILTGESVSVIKHTDPVPDPRAVNQDKKNILFSGTNVAAGKARGVVIGTGLNTAIGKIRTEMSETEEIKTPLQQKLDEFGEQLSKVISVICVAVWAINIGHFNDPAHGGSWIKGAIYYFKIAVALAVAAIPEGLPAVITTCLALGTRRMAKKNAIVRSLPSVETLGCTSVICSDKTGTLTTNQMSVSRMFIFEKIEGNDSSFHEFEISGSTYEPIGEMFLRGKKIKGEDYETLHEIGTICIMCNDSAIDFNEFKQAFEKVGEATETALIVLAEKINPFGVSKTGLDRRNAAIVCRQDLETKWKKEFTLEFSRDRKSMSSYCIPLKPSKLGTGPKLFVKGAPEGVLDRCTHARVGSTKVPLTSTLKNRILDLTRQYGTGRDTLRCLALATADHPMKPDDMDLDDSSKFYTYEKELTFVGVVGMLDPPRKEVFDSIMRCRAAGIRVIVITGDNKATAEAICRRIGVFEEDEDTTGKSYSGREFDDLSPAEQKSACARARLFSRVEPAHKSKIVEYLQSMNEISAMTGDGVNDAPALKKAEIGIAMGSGTAVAKSASEMVLADDNFSSIVAAVEEGRAIYNNMKQFIRYLISSNIGEVVSIFLTAALGLPEALIPVQLLWVNLVTDGLPATALGFNPPDLDIMSKPPRKADESLISGWLFFRYLAIGGYVGAATVGSAAWWFLYSPNGPQMNYYQLTHHLACLGGGDEFKGVNCKIFTDPHPMTMALSVLVTIEMLNAMNSLSENQSLITMPPWSNMWLIASMALSFTLHFVILYVDVLSSVFQVTPLSGEEWLTVMEFSIPVVLLDETLKFIARKITDASRVSASIKRSKLELPDPLVKFQDKHA; encoded by the exons GTAAATCCATATGGCAGCTCGTCTTGGAACAGTTCGACGACCTTCTAGTTAAGATTCTTCTATTAGCCgctattatttctttt GTATTAGCTTTATTTGAAGAGCACGAAGATGCTTTCACCGCCTTCGTCGAGCCCTTCGTCATTTTGCTCATTCTTATCGCCAACGCCGTGGTCGGTGTTTGGCAGGAACGTAACGCCGAGTCTGCGATCGAAGCGTTGAAGGAGTACGAGCCCGAGATGGGCAAAGTTCTACGAAAGGACAAGTCCGGTGTCCAAAGAATTCGAGCCAAAGAGATCGTGCCCGGGGACATCGTCGAGGTGTCCGTCGGCGACAAGATCCCGGCCGATATTCGTCTGACCAAGATTTTCTCCACCACCCTCAGGATCGATCAGTCTATCCTGACCGGTGAATCGGTCTCGGTTATCAAGCATACCGATCCTGTTCCCGACCCACGTGCTGTCAACCAG GACAAGAAGAATATCCTGTTCTCTGGTACCAACGTCGCCGCAGGTAAAGCTCGCGGTGTTGTCATTGGAACCGGCTTGAACACTGCTATCGGTAAGATTCGTACCGAGATGTCGGAGACAGAGGAGATCAAGACACCTCTGCAGCAGAAGCTGGACGAGTTCGGCGAGCAATTGTCGAAAGTTATTTCCGTAATCTGCGTTGCTGTCTGGGCCATCAACATCGGACATTTCAACGATCCGGCTCATGGCGGATCTTGGATCAAGGGAGCTATTTACTACTTCAAGATTGCCGTCGCTCTTGCCGTAGCCGCTATTCCCGAGGGTTTGCCGGCTGTAATCACGACCTGCTTGGCTTTGGGAACTCGTCGTATGGCCAAGAAGAACGCTATCGTCCGATCGTTGCCGTCTGTCGAAACTCTTGGTTGCACGTCCGTTATTTGCTCGGACAAGACTGGTACCTTGACCACTAACCAGATGTCCGTTAGCCG AATGTTCATCTTTGAGAAGATCGAGGGTAACGACAGCAGCTTCCACGAATTCGAGATCAGCGGCTCGACTTACGAGCCCATTGGCGAAATGTTCTTAAGAGGAAAGAAGATCAAGGGAGAAGACTACGAGACACTCCATGAAATCGGTACGATTTGCATCATGTGCAACGATTCTGCCATCGACTTCAACGAGTTCAAACAGGCATTCGAGAAAGTTGGAGAGGCTACCGAAACCGCTCTCATTGTTCTGGCTGAGAAGATCAACCCGTTCGGCGTATCGAAGACTGGATTGGACAGGCGTAACGCTGCCATCGTTTGCAGACAAGATTTGGAGACCAAATGGAAGAAAGAGTTCACTTTGGAGTTCTCTCGGGATCGTAAATCTATGTCGTCTTACTGTATCCCTCTGAAACCCAGCAAATTGGGCACTGGACCAAAACTGTTCGTCAAGGGCGCCCCTGAAGGTGTCTTGGACAGGTGCACGCACGCTCGCGTTGGCTCTACCAAGGTTCCTTTGACTTCCACCCTGAAGAATCGTATCTTGGACTTGACTCGCCAGTATGGTACCGGCCGAGACACGCTCAGATGTCTTGCTCTCGCTACCGCTGATCATCCCATGAAACCCGATGACATGGACCTCGACGATTCCTCGAAATTCTACACATACGAGAAGGAGCTTACCTTCGTTGGTGTTGTTGGTATGCTTGACCCGCCTCGCAAGGAAGTATTTGATTCCATCATGAGGTGTCGCGCTGCCGGTATTCGTGTCATTGTCATTACGGGAGACAACAAAGCCACTGCCGAAGCTATCTGCCGACGTATCGGTGTCTTCGAGGAAGACGAGGACACAACTGGAAAGTCCTACTCCGGTCGTGAATTCGACGATCTCTCTCCGGCTGAACAGAAGTCTGCTTGCGCCAGGGCTCGTCTCTTCTCTCGTGTAGAACCTGCTCACAAATCGAAGATCGTTGAGTATTTGCAGAGCATGAACGAAATCTCGGCCATG ACCGGCGATGGTGTAAACGATGCGCCAGCCTTGAAGAAAGCCGAAATTGGTATTGCTATGGGATCTGGTACCGCTGTGGCGAAATCTGCCTCCGAGATGGTGTTGGCAGACGATAACTTCTCTTCCATCGTCGCTGCCGTTGAGGAAGGCCGTGCTATTTACAACAATATGAAACAATTCATTCGTTACCTTATCTCTTCCAACATTGGCGAAGTCGTGAG TATATTCTTGACTGCCGCTCTTGGTCTTCCCGAAGCATTGATCCCGGTACAGCTTTTGTGGGTCAACTTGGTCACGGACGGTCTTCCAGCTACTGCTCTTGGTTTCAATCCTCCCGACTTGGACATCATGAGCAAG CCTCCCCGTAAAGCCGACGAATCCCTTATCTCGGGCTGGCTGTTCTTCCGCTATCTGGCTATTGGCGGATACGTAGGTGCTGCTACTGTTGGATCGGCTGCATGGTGGTTCCTGTACAGTCCAAATGGTCCACAGATGAATTACTACCAACTG ACTCATCACTTGGCGTGTTTGGGCGGTGGCGACGAATTCAAGGGTGTCAACTGCAAGATCTTCACGGATCCTCACCCTATGACAATGGCTCTGTCCGTACTTGTAACCATTGAAATGTTGAACGCGATGAACAG tttatcTGAGAATCAATCTCTCATCACTATGCCGCCCTGGTCTAACATGTGGCTCATTGCCTCTATGGCTCTTTCTTTCACACTCCACTTTGTCATCCTTTACGTCGACGTACTTTCG TCTGTATTCCAAGTTACCCCCCTATCGGGAGAAGAGTGGCTTACCGTTATGGAGTTCTCCATCCCAGTGGTACTTCTCGATGAAACCCTCAAATTCATTGCCAGAAAGATTACAGATG CCTCCAGAGTGTCTGCTTCGATCAAGAGGTCAAAACTGGAACTGCCTGATCCGTTGGTGAAATTTCAAGACAAGCATGcatga
- the Serca gene encoding ATPase sarcoplasmic/endoplasmic reticulum Ca2+ transporting SERCA isoform X3 → MEDGHCKTVEEVVGYFGVDQERGLSGDQVKSNQEKYGLNELPAEEGKSIWQLVLEQFDDLLVKILLLAAIISFVLALFEEHEDAFTAFVEPFVILLILIANAVVGVWQERNAESAIEALKEYEPEMGKVLRKDKSGVQRIRAKEIVPGDIVEVSVGDKIPADIRLTKIFSTTLRIDQSILTGESVSVIKHTDPVPDPRAVNQDKKNILFSGTNVAAGKARGVVIGTGLNTAIGKIRTEMSETEEIKTPLQQKLDEFGEQLSKVISVICVAVWAINIGHFNDPAHGGSWIKGAIYYFKIAVALAVAAIPEGLPAVITTCLALGTRRMAKKNAIVRSLPSVETLGCTSVICSDKTGTLTTNQMSVSRMFIFEKIEGNDSSFHEFEISGSTYEPIGEMFLRGKKIKGEDYETLHEIGTICIMCNDSAIDFNEFKQAFEKVGEATETALIVLAEKINPFGVSKTGLDRRNAAIVCRQDLETKWKKEFTLEFSRDRKSMSSYCIPLKPSKLGTGPKLFVKGAPEGVLDRCTHARVGSTKVPLTSTLKNRILDLTRQYGTGRDTLRCLALATADHPMKPDDMDLDDSSKFYTYEKELTFVGVVGMLDPPRKEVFDSIMRCRAAGIRVIVITGDNKATAEAICRRIGVFEEDEDTTGKSYSGREFDDLSPAEQKSACARARLFSRVEPAHKSKIVEYLQSMNEISAMTGDGVNDAPALKKAEIGIAMGSGTAVAKSASEMVLADDNFSSIVAAVEEGRAIYNNMKQFIRYLISSNIGEVVSIFLTAALGLPEALIPVQLLWVNLVTDGLPATALGFNPPDLDIMSKPPRKADESLISGWLFFRYLAIGGYVGAATVGSAAWWFLYSPNGPQMNYYQLTHHLACLGGGDEFKGVNCKIFTDPHPMTMALSVLVTIEMLNAMNSLSENQSLITMPPWSNMWLIASMALSFTLHFVILYVDVLSSVFQVTPLSGEEWLTVMEFSIPVVLLDETLKFIARKITDVAPPVTPPPK, encoded by the exons GTAAATCCATATGGCAGCTCGTCTTGGAACAGTTCGACGACCTTCTAGTTAAGATTCTTCTATTAGCCgctattatttctttt GTATTAGCTTTATTTGAAGAGCACGAAGATGCTTTCACCGCCTTCGTCGAGCCCTTCGTCATTTTGCTCATTCTTATCGCCAACGCCGTGGTCGGTGTTTGGCAGGAACGTAACGCCGAGTCTGCGATCGAAGCGTTGAAGGAGTACGAGCCCGAGATGGGCAAAGTTCTACGAAAGGACAAGTCCGGTGTCCAAAGAATTCGAGCCAAAGAGATCGTGCCCGGGGACATCGTCGAGGTGTCCGTCGGCGACAAGATCCCGGCCGATATTCGTCTGACCAAGATTTTCTCCACCACCCTCAGGATCGATCAGTCTATCCTGACCGGTGAATCGGTCTCGGTTATCAAGCATACCGATCCTGTTCCCGACCCACGTGCTGTCAACCAG GACAAGAAGAATATCCTGTTCTCTGGTACCAACGTCGCCGCAGGTAAAGCTCGCGGTGTTGTCATTGGAACCGGCTTGAACACTGCTATCGGTAAGATTCGTACCGAGATGTCGGAGACAGAGGAGATCAAGACACCTCTGCAGCAGAAGCTGGACGAGTTCGGCGAGCAATTGTCGAAAGTTATTTCCGTAATCTGCGTTGCTGTCTGGGCCATCAACATCGGACATTTCAACGATCCGGCTCATGGCGGATCTTGGATCAAGGGAGCTATTTACTACTTCAAGATTGCCGTCGCTCTTGCCGTAGCCGCTATTCCCGAGGGTTTGCCGGCTGTAATCACGACCTGCTTGGCTTTGGGAACTCGTCGTATGGCCAAGAAGAACGCTATCGTCCGATCGTTGCCGTCTGTCGAAACTCTTGGTTGCACGTCCGTTATTTGCTCGGACAAGACTGGTACCTTGACCACTAACCAGATGTCCGTTAGCCG AATGTTCATCTTTGAGAAGATCGAGGGTAACGACAGCAGCTTCCACGAATTCGAGATCAGCGGCTCGACTTACGAGCCCATTGGCGAAATGTTCTTAAGAGGAAAGAAGATCAAGGGAGAAGACTACGAGACACTCCATGAAATCGGTACGATTTGCATCATGTGCAACGATTCTGCCATCGACTTCAACGAGTTCAAACAGGCATTCGAGAAAGTTGGAGAGGCTACCGAAACCGCTCTCATTGTTCTGGCTGAGAAGATCAACCCGTTCGGCGTATCGAAGACTGGATTGGACAGGCGTAACGCTGCCATCGTTTGCAGACAAGATTTGGAGACCAAATGGAAGAAAGAGTTCACTTTGGAGTTCTCTCGGGATCGTAAATCTATGTCGTCTTACTGTATCCCTCTGAAACCCAGCAAATTGGGCACTGGACCAAAACTGTTCGTCAAGGGCGCCCCTGAAGGTGTCTTGGACAGGTGCACGCACGCTCGCGTTGGCTCTACCAAGGTTCCTTTGACTTCCACCCTGAAGAATCGTATCTTGGACTTGACTCGCCAGTATGGTACCGGCCGAGACACGCTCAGATGTCTTGCTCTCGCTACCGCTGATCATCCCATGAAACCCGATGACATGGACCTCGACGATTCCTCGAAATTCTACACATACGAGAAGGAGCTTACCTTCGTTGGTGTTGTTGGTATGCTTGACCCGCCTCGCAAGGAAGTATTTGATTCCATCATGAGGTGTCGCGCTGCCGGTATTCGTGTCATTGTCATTACGGGAGACAACAAAGCCACTGCCGAAGCTATCTGCCGACGTATCGGTGTCTTCGAGGAAGACGAGGACACAACTGGAAAGTCCTACTCCGGTCGTGAATTCGACGATCTCTCTCCGGCTGAACAGAAGTCTGCTTGCGCCAGGGCTCGTCTCTTCTCTCGTGTAGAACCTGCTCACAAATCGAAGATCGTTGAGTATTTGCAGAGCATGAACGAAATCTCGGCCATG ACCGGCGATGGTGTAAACGATGCGCCAGCCTTGAAGAAAGCCGAAATTGGTATTGCTATGGGATCTGGTACCGCTGTGGCGAAATCTGCCTCCGAGATGGTGTTGGCAGACGATAACTTCTCTTCCATCGTCGCTGCCGTTGAGGAAGGCCGTGCTATTTACAACAATATGAAACAATTCATTCGTTACCTTATCTCTTCCAACATTGGCGAAGTCGTGAG TATATTCTTGACTGCCGCTCTTGGTCTTCCCGAAGCATTGATCCCGGTACAGCTTTTGTGGGTCAACTTGGTCACGGACGGTCTTCCAGCTACTGCTCTTGGTTTCAATCCTCCCGACTTGGACATCATGAGCAAG CCTCCCCGTAAAGCCGACGAATCCCTTATCTCGGGCTGGCTGTTCTTCCGCTATCTGGCTATTGGCGGATACGTAGGTGCTGCTACTGTTGGATCGGCTGCATGGTGGTTCCTGTACAGTCCAAATGGTCCACAGATGAATTACTACCAACTG ACTCATCACTTGGCGTGTTTGGGCGGTGGCGACGAATTCAAGGGTGTCAACTGCAAGATCTTCACGGATCCTCACCCTATGACAATGGCTCTGTCCGTACTTGTAACCATTGAAATGTTGAACGCGATGAACAG tttatcTGAGAATCAATCTCTCATCACTATGCCGCCCTGGTCTAACATGTGGCTCATTGCCTCTATGGCTCTTTCTTTCACACTCCACTTTGTCATCCTTTACGTCGACGTACTTTCG TCTGTATTCCAAGTTACCCCCCTATCGGGAGAAGAGTGGCTTACCGTTATGGAGTTCTCCATCCCAGTGGTACTTCTCGATGAAACCCTCAAATTCATTGCCAGAAAGATTACAGATG TGGCACCGCCAGTGACGCCGCCGCCGAAATAA
- the Serca gene encoding ATPase sarcoplasmic/endoplasmic reticulum Ca2+ transporting SERCA isoform X1 yields MEDGHCKTVEEVVGYFGVDQERGLSGDQVKSNQEKYGLNELPAEEGKSIWQLVLEQFDDLLVKILLLAAIISFVLALFEEHEDAFTAFVEPFVILLILIANAVVGVWQERNAESAIEALKEYEPEMGKVLRKDKSGVQRIRAKEIVPGDIVEVSVGDKIPADIRLTKIFSTTLRIDQSILTGESVSVIKHTDPVPDPRAVNQDKKNILFSGTNVAAGKARGVVIGTGLNTAIGKIRTEMSETEEIKTPLQQKLDEFGEQLSKVISVICVAVWAINIGHFNDPAHGGSWIKGAIYYFKIAVALAVAAIPEGLPAVITTCLALGTRRMAKKNAIVRSLPSVETLGCTSVICSDKTGTLTTNQMSVSRMFIFEKIEGNDSSFHEFEISGSTYEPIGEMFLRGKKIKGEDYETLHEIGTICIMCNDSAIDFNEFKQAFEKVGEATETALIVLAEKINPFGVSKTGLDRRNAAIVCRQDLETKWKKEFTLEFSRDRKSMSSYCIPLKPSKLGTGPKLFVKGAPEGVLDRCTHARVGSTKVPLTSTLKNRILDLTRQYGTGRDTLRCLALATADHPMKPDDMDLDDSSKFYTYEKELTFVGVVGMLDPPRKEVFDSIMRCRAAGIRVIVITGDNKATAEAICRRIGVFEEDEDTTGKSYSGREFDDLSPAEQKSACARARLFSRVEPAHKSKIVEYLQSMNEISAMTGDGVNDAPALKKAEIGIAMGSGTAVAKSASEMVLADDNFSSIVAAVEEGRAIYNNMKQFIRYLISSNIGEVVSIFLTAALGLPEALIPVQLLWVNLVTDGLPATALGFNPPDLDIMSKPPRKADESLISGWLFFRYLAIGGYVGAATVGSAAWWFLYSPNGPQMNYYQLTHHLACLGGGDEFKGVNCKIFTDPHPMTMALSVLVTIEMLNAMNSLSENQSLITMPPWSNMWLIASMALSFTLHFVILYVDVLSSVFQVTPLSGEEWLTVMEFSIPVVLLDETLKFIARKITDGESPIYTVHWIFIMWAVFFYQCNIFPI; encoded by the exons GTAAATCCATATGGCAGCTCGTCTTGGAACAGTTCGACGACCTTCTAGTTAAGATTCTTCTATTAGCCgctattatttctttt GTATTAGCTTTATTTGAAGAGCACGAAGATGCTTTCACCGCCTTCGTCGAGCCCTTCGTCATTTTGCTCATTCTTATCGCCAACGCCGTGGTCGGTGTTTGGCAGGAACGTAACGCCGAGTCTGCGATCGAAGCGTTGAAGGAGTACGAGCCCGAGATGGGCAAAGTTCTACGAAAGGACAAGTCCGGTGTCCAAAGAATTCGAGCCAAAGAGATCGTGCCCGGGGACATCGTCGAGGTGTCCGTCGGCGACAAGATCCCGGCCGATATTCGTCTGACCAAGATTTTCTCCACCACCCTCAGGATCGATCAGTCTATCCTGACCGGTGAATCGGTCTCGGTTATCAAGCATACCGATCCTGTTCCCGACCCACGTGCTGTCAACCAG GACAAGAAGAATATCCTGTTCTCTGGTACCAACGTCGCCGCAGGTAAAGCTCGCGGTGTTGTCATTGGAACCGGCTTGAACACTGCTATCGGTAAGATTCGTACCGAGATGTCGGAGACAGAGGAGATCAAGACACCTCTGCAGCAGAAGCTGGACGAGTTCGGCGAGCAATTGTCGAAAGTTATTTCCGTAATCTGCGTTGCTGTCTGGGCCATCAACATCGGACATTTCAACGATCCGGCTCATGGCGGATCTTGGATCAAGGGAGCTATTTACTACTTCAAGATTGCCGTCGCTCTTGCCGTAGCCGCTATTCCCGAGGGTTTGCCGGCTGTAATCACGACCTGCTTGGCTTTGGGAACTCGTCGTATGGCCAAGAAGAACGCTATCGTCCGATCGTTGCCGTCTGTCGAAACTCTTGGTTGCACGTCCGTTATTTGCTCGGACAAGACTGGTACCTTGACCACTAACCAGATGTCCGTTAGCCG AATGTTCATCTTTGAGAAGATCGAGGGTAACGACAGCAGCTTCCACGAATTCGAGATCAGCGGCTCGACTTACGAGCCCATTGGCGAAATGTTCTTAAGAGGAAAGAAGATCAAGGGAGAAGACTACGAGACACTCCATGAAATCGGTACGATTTGCATCATGTGCAACGATTCTGCCATCGACTTCAACGAGTTCAAACAGGCATTCGAGAAAGTTGGAGAGGCTACCGAAACCGCTCTCATTGTTCTGGCTGAGAAGATCAACCCGTTCGGCGTATCGAAGACTGGATTGGACAGGCGTAACGCTGCCATCGTTTGCAGACAAGATTTGGAGACCAAATGGAAGAAAGAGTTCACTTTGGAGTTCTCTCGGGATCGTAAATCTATGTCGTCTTACTGTATCCCTCTGAAACCCAGCAAATTGGGCACTGGACCAAAACTGTTCGTCAAGGGCGCCCCTGAAGGTGTCTTGGACAGGTGCACGCACGCTCGCGTTGGCTCTACCAAGGTTCCTTTGACTTCCACCCTGAAGAATCGTATCTTGGACTTGACTCGCCAGTATGGTACCGGCCGAGACACGCTCAGATGTCTTGCTCTCGCTACCGCTGATCATCCCATGAAACCCGATGACATGGACCTCGACGATTCCTCGAAATTCTACACATACGAGAAGGAGCTTACCTTCGTTGGTGTTGTTGGTATGCTTGACCCGCCTCGCAAGGAAGTATTTGATTCCATCATGAGGTGTCGCGCTGCCGGTATTCGTGTCATTGTCATTACGGGAGACAACAAAGCCACTGCCGAAGCTATCTGCCGACGTATCGGTGTCTTCGAGGAAGACGAGGACACAACTGGAAAGTCCTACTCCGGTCGTGAATTCGACGATCTCTCTCCGGCTGAACAGAAGTCTGCTTGCGCCAGGGCTCGTCTCTTCTCTCGTGTAGAACCTGCTCACAAATCGAAGATCGTTGAGTATTTGCAGAGCATGAACGAAATCTCGGCCATG ACCGGCGATGGTGTAAACGATGCGCCAGCCTTGAAGAAAGCCGAAATTGGTATTGCTATGGGATCTGGTACCGCTGTGGCGAAATCTGCCTCCGAGATGGTGTTGGCAGACGATAACTTCTCTTCCATCGTCGCTGCCGTTGAGGAAGGCCGTGCTATTTACAACAATATGAAACAATTCATTCGTTACCTTATCTCTTCCAACATTGGCGAAGTCGTGAG TATATTCTTGACTGCCGCTCTTGGTCTTCCCGAAGCATTGATCCCGGTACAGCTTTTGTGGGTCAACTTGGTCACGGACGGTCTTCCAGCTACTGCTCTTGGTTTCAATCCTCCCGACTTGGACATCATGAGCAAG CCTCCCCGTAAAGCCGACGAATCCCTTATCTCGGGCTGGCTGTTCTTCCGCTATCTGGCTATTGGCGGATACGTAGGTGCTGCTACTGTTGGATCGGCTGCATGGTGGTTCCTGTACAGTCCAAATGGTCCACAGATGAATTACTACCAACTG ACTCATCACTTGGCGTGTTTGGGCGGTGGCGACGAATTCAAGGGTGTCAACTGCAAGATCTTCACGGATCCTCACCCTATGACAATGGCTCTGTCCGTACTTGTAACCATTGAAATGTTGAACGCGATGAACAG tttatcTGAGAATCAATCTCTCATCACTATGCCGCCCTGGTCTAACATGTGGCTCATTGCCTCTATGGCTCTTTCTTTCACACTCCACTTTGTCATCCTTTACGTCGACGTACTTTCG TCTGTATTCCAAGTTACCCCCCTATCGGGAGAAGAGTGGCTTACCGTTATGGAGTTCTCCATCCCAGTGGTACTTCTCGATGAAACCCTCAAATTCATTGCCAGAAAGATTACAGATGGTGAGAGTCCCATTTACACAGTGCATTGGATCTTTATAATGTGGGCTGTGTTCTTTTACCAATGCAACATTTTCCCTATATAG